GCAGGGAGCGCGCGGCCGAGCCGCTCCGGGTCCTGCTGCTTGAATTCCTCTGTGCGGAGGGGGACGAGGAAGCGGGAAGCCTCCGGGCGCTGTCCGCTCTCGACGACCGGAGCTGGGCGGCTCTCGAACCCACGGCGCGGGCGATCCTCGCGAAGGTGAGCGGACAGGCCAGGGCCTCGCTGGTGGCCCTGTTCGAGCAGCGGGGAGTCGCCACGCGGGCGATGGCGGACCTGCGACGGCGCGGGCCGGTCCGGAAGGGCCGGGCTGCGGAGGTGCTCGGGCTGCTGCGGCACCGGGCGGCCACCCCACGGCTTCGCGTCCTGCTCTCGGACGCCGACTCCGAGGTCCGGACGGTCGCCGCGCGGGCTCTGGGCCACATCGGGGATCCTGCGGACGTCCCCGACCTGCTGGCCTGCCTGCACGGTCCGCATCCGGTACCGCCCGCGGTCGTCCTGCAGGCGCTCACCGCGTTCGGAGCCGCCGGGCACGACCAGATCGCCACCGGTCTGGACGATGCCGAGCCGCTGGTCCGGGCGGTGACCGTCGAGGCTCTCGGAGCCACCGGAGGAGTGGGGTGGACCACCAGGGTCGCGGCCGCGCTGAGGGCCGATCCGCATCTCGAAGTGCGGATCCGGGCCGCGCGTGCTCTGGGCGCCCTCGGCACGCCGGCCGGCCTGGAGCCGCTGCTGCACGCGGTGCGGCGGGGCCAGCCGGAGTCGCTGCGCGCGGTGGCGGCCAGGGCGCTGGGCCGTCTGGGGGCATCATGCGCGGCCCCACGCCTGGGGGAACTGCTCGACGACCCCGTCCACCGTGTGGCCGCGACCGCGGCCCGGGCACTGCTGCACGTCGGGCCGGCCGGGCGCGACGAACTGCGCCGCGCCGCGGACGGGGCCCGCGGAGGGCACGCGGCCGCTCATGCGCGGGCCGCGCTG
The nucleotide sequence above comes from Streptomyces sp. TLI_235. Encoded proteins:
- a CDS encoding HEAT repeat protein — encoded protein: MTGRGIVNDSMQVLAGSAVVLLVLLVCVRAVRRERERRRERAAEPLRVLLLEFLCAEGDEEAGSLRALSALDDRSWAALEPTARAILAKVSGQARASLVALFEQRGVATRAMADLRRRGPVRKGRAAEVLGLLRHRAATPRLRVLLSDADSEVRTVAARALGHIGDPADVPDLLACLHGPHPVPPAVVLQALTAFGAAGHDQIATGLDDAEPLVRAVTVEALGATGGVGWTTRVAAALRADPHLEVRIRAARALGALGTPAGLEPLLHAVRRGQPESLRAVAARALGRLGASCAAPRLGELLDDPVHRVAATAARALLHVGPAGRDELRRAADGARGGHAAAHARAALAEAAIGEKGAHSAAGRAAVGP